GCAACACTTCCAACATGCTTGAACGCGTCAAACGTGCGATAAAGGCAATTGGAGATGCTGACAATGCGGCAACCGGAAGCACATAGTCGAGCGGGCCATCGAAGCCCATAACATTAAACCAGCCGAGTTTGAATGCAAAAACATATTGCACCAGGGATGCGAGCAAGAAACTCGGAACAGCAATCCCGATAACAGCCAGAATCATCGTAATATCATCAATCAACTTGCGATGGTACACTGCGGCAATAAGCCCCAACAAGACACCCACAACAATTGAGATAATAATCGCAAAGATTCCTAGCTTCAGCGATGCTGTAAACGTTTGAGTGATCATACCCGTTACATCTTGATTCAGGTATTTCATAGAAACCCCGAAATCACCTTTGATGATTCCACCCATATACTTCAGGTATTGTTCATACATCGGTTTGTCCAAACCATACTTCACTTCCAAAAGTGCCCGGATTTCAGGAGATACTTTTTTCTCGGATGTAAAAGGGTCACCCGGAATGGCCTTCATCAGGAAGAAGGTTGCTGATGCGAGTATGAAAAGCGATAGCAGCATAAATAGCAGTTTTTTCAGCACGTACTTAACCAACCCTTGCACACCTCCACAAACAATATTTTGTATACAAATCGATTGTAGAATTAGACAAGAATAATGTCCAATCCATTTATCGGAAATTTCAAGAATTATAAGGAAAATCGGTGCACATACAAAAAAATCGGGATATATATGGAATTCCACATATATATCCCGAAGTAATCATATAGACTTCAGAACAACTTATTTCTCTTCCAGATATGCACGAGTGAAGTCAATAGCTCCACTGAAATCAAGTTGTATGCCTTTCAGGTAAGGCTTAGTCAAAGATACGTTAGTGTAGTAATAAATCGGCAATACGCCCATTTCATCTTGAATCAGGATTTTCTCAGCGTCAGCAAAAGCAGCCATACGAGTAGCTGGATCTGCAGATTTTACAGTCTCTTTAACATCTTTGTCATACTGTTCGTTGCTGAATTTGGAATCATTGTTTGTGTTTCCAGTAGTCCACATTTCCAAGAAGTTGTACGGATCGTTGTAGTCAGCAGACCAGCCCGCACGAGCGATTTGGAAGTTTTGGTTTTGACGGTTCTCAAGGAATACGCCCCACTCTTGGTTTTCCGTTTTCACGTCAACACCAAGGTTTTTCTTCCACATATCAGCAACAGCAAGCGCGATTTTCGCGTGACCGTCACTAGTATTGTAGATCAAAGTTACTGCTGGCAATGTTGTGTAGCCTTCTTCTTTCATACCTTCAGCAAGCAATTTCTTAGCTTCTTCTACGTTCTCAGTGAAGTAGTCATCTTTGTGCTCATCACGGAATTCGCCGTTTTCACCGCGGATACCTGGAGGTACAAAGCCGAAAGCTGGAATTTGTCCACCTTGTGTTACTTTGTCAACGATCAATTGACGCTCGATTGACATTGCAAAAGCCTTACGGATTTTAACGTTGTTAAATGGAGCTTCATTAACGTTGAACTGGTAGTAGTAAGTACTTGCAATACCAGTAGCTTTAAACTCGTCCGGCAATTCCGCTTTTACAGAAGGAATTTGGTCGGAAGGAATTTCACCGTTAGGTGCGCCTGTGTAGTCCAATTGTCCAGACTTATAAGCTTGCAGTTCGGAAGCACTGCTGTTTGTCAGGGACATGTTAATTTCAGACAATTTGATGTCAGAAGCTGCATGGTAGCTTTCGTTTTTCTTCACGACGATTTTTTGACCTTTAGCGTATTGATCCATTGTGAATGGTCCGTTAACGATCATGTTTTTGTAGTCTGTGAAGAATTTGTCATTCGTGTCAGCAGACTTGTGTACTGGGTAGTACGTGTAGAATGCTGTCAGACCCAAGAAGTAAGGTGTTGGGTTTTCCAACGTTACTTCCAGTGTGTGCTCATCAGTAGCTTTAACACCTACTTGAGAGAAGTCTGTGATTTTAGTACCTTTATATGTTTCGTCTTTGCTCAGGTTGTAACCCTCAGCACCTTTGATGTAATACAATTGGTAAGCATATGGAGAAGCTGTTTCC
This window of the Paenibacillus marchantiae genome carries:
- a CDS encoding ABC transporter permease; amino-acid sequence: MLLSLFILASATFFLMKAIPGDPFTSEKKVSPEIRALLEVKYGLDKPMYEQYLKYMGGIIKGDFGVSMKYLNQDVTGMITQTFTASLKLGIFAIIISIVVGVLLGLIAAVYHRKLIDDITMILAVIGIAVPSFLLASLVQYVFAFKLGWFNVMGFDGPLDYVLPVAALSASPIAFIARLTRSSMLEVLHADYIKTAKAKGLKWPAIMFKHVLRNGILPVVTYVGPMTANIITGSVVIEQIFNIGGIGKVFVESITNRDYTMIMGITIFYGILLMLARFLTDIAYVLIDPRIKLESRKGA
- a CDS encoding peptide ABC transporter substrate-binding protein translates to MKRKSLLVLLTLILAFGTVLAACGSKNEGTGNTDTGSATEGNGLAKDQVLKINLSAEPPTLDPAQAKDSQTNTVLKFLYEGLVRIDPDGKEAPGVAKDWTISEDGLKYVFNLNPDAKWSNGDAITAEDFVRSWERALKPETASPYAYQLYYIKGAEGYNLSKDETYKGTKITDFSQVGVKATDEHTLEVTLENPTPYFLGLTAFYTYYPVHKSADTNDKFFTDYKNMIVNGPFTMDQYAKGQKIVVKKNESYHAASDIKLSEINMSLTNSSASELQAYKSGQLDYTGAPNGEIPSDQIPSVKAELPDEFKATGIASTYYYQFNVNEAPFNNVKIRKAFAMSIERQLIVDKVTQGGQIPAFGFVPPGIRGENGEFRDEHKDDYFTENVEEAKKLLAEGMKEEGYTTLPAVTLIYNTSDGHAKIALAVADMWKKNLGVDVKTENQEWGVFLENRQNQNFQIARAGWSADYNDPYNFLEMWTTGNTNNDSKFSNEQYDKDVKETVKSADPATRMAAFADAEKILIQDEMGVLPIYYYTNVSLTKPYLKGIQLDFSGAIDFTRAYLEEK